In Tribolium castaneum strain GA2 chromosome 4, icTriCast1.1, whole genome shotgun sequence, one DNA window encodes the following:
- the LOC656076 gene encoding chaoptin: MMARNGALLILALGLALAQDNKCPSLALNPSCPCFNFEDGIFLECPAATANSLRAVLQIVSGPIQSLSIYDLDRTVTKLSSDFFPEGSIIKHLQISQSHLEEIQDDCLTTIKPELESLSLVSGKLGEIPQKAFGGLVKLIALDLESNEISDLPSYSFYGLRLVKLNLKGNQIGKVSEYGFAGLEDTLSELDLAENKLVSFPMTAFRRLERLKLLRLSWNEISFIPDDGYSRLESLQFLDLSSNNFEKLGEDCFRPCPSVQTLSLYYNVIESVHPDTFVSLTKLESLDLSHNKIVFLDASTFQTNKKLRSIDLSHNHVHYISGVFAFLPDLKELFLSENNILEIPSDAFSDSSNLSVIYLQQNAIRRIDPDSLATLHNLAQLHLSSNFVPHIPRDLFHQNHNLTSLSLDSNWISDLEPGTFDKTISLREIRLHNNRLQSVHRGVFDPLPALLELHLQNNEIATIDSGAFRTLQSLQHVNLQGNVISELGDVFMHESPSLVSIQLDSNSITRLHNDSLRGQSSVQIMWLGHNRLRRLDSALFRDLLLIQRVYLTNNSIAFIEDHAFEPMQALKFLDLGLNQLKEITTRTFAELHELEELFLPHNNIASIEPRALTNLKKLRVLDLSFNHLTRLHDDIFQEGLPIRVLNLMNCSIGEIEQGAFRGLNNLNELNLNSNQLTSRDLNHLDIPGLRVLKVSNNNFSDLFAEALNGLPSLQVIQLEGCAVVKLPKEIFLKNKNLLKIDLSHNFVAELPHGIFLNLNVFKELKLSSNAFKELPYTALLNISTMEILSLSFNQMTSVDISRLNGLPNLKELDLRNNQISSLSGFASSNLTQVLSVDLSGNSLSALPANFFHHSPLMRRMDLSNNRFRQIPNSALSENTLPGLAWLNLTGNPLVRIHDIASSHRYPSLEEIHISHTNLTIVTSKDFENFPDLLHVYLGFNRISRISPGAFGSLPHLLTLDLGVNELELLPQERLQGLNHLRILNLTHNRLKDLEEFPTDLRSLQVLDISFNQIGRISKVTFQHLENLAELFLYGNWITSVSNEAFRPLKKLRTLDLSRNYLENIPLNAFRPLETQIRSLRTEENPLSCSCDSQELWEWLRDHQKLVERTNTLELRCEHPPELRGRVFLELDPEQFCDQPLVVKLGIQDIQPFSVLVSWQSRNHSGLHGYQVVYYSIDMVDEIRGRLLDRSSRSMKLSKLYPGTRYLICVLALGNWAHRRETAESRLARRPDNTSQQLEVFSDSMLPLLVDSPTSKCAEVSTLLAPDSVHVGLGGGEHSVQSILTRRLGLIIGCCMGFVVFIVLVSVLGYLKVKKQRQAIKRDQPIPPEYISYRHFSIQSGEAGHGGHPHFITNMNTTQIN; this comes from the exons ATGATGGCGCGCAATGGCGCCCTTCTGATCCTGGCCCTGGGCCTCGCCCTTGCCCAAGACAACAAATGCCCAAGTCTCGCCCTTAACCCTTCATGCCCTTGCTTCAATTTCGAAGATGGGATTTTCCTGGAATGTCCCGCTGCCACTGCCAATTCACTCCGAGCGGTTCTCCAGATCGTCTCCGGACCCATCCAATCACTCAGCATCTACGACCTGGACCGCACCGTCACCAAACTCTCCTCCGATTTTTTCCCAGAAGGTTCAATCATCAAGCATTTGCAAATCTCGCAGAGCCACCTGGAGGAAATCCAGGACGACTGTCTGACCACTATCAAGCCCGAGCTGGAGAGTTTGAGTCTGGTCTCGGGCAAGCTGGGGGAAATCCCCCAGAAGGCGTTCGGGGGGCTGGTGAAGCTGATCGCGCTTGATTTGGAGTCGAACGAGATTAGTGATTTACCGAGCTATAGTTTCTACGGGTTGAGGTTGGTCAAGTTGAACTTGAAGGGGAATCAGATCGGGAAAGTGTCAGAGTATGGCTTTGCCGGGCTTGAGGACACGTTAAGTGAGCTGGACTTGGCGGAAAATAAGTTGGTCAGTTTCCCGATGACGGCGTTTCGGCGACTGGAACGGTTGAAACTGTTGCGGTTGTCTTGGAATGAGATCAGTTTTATCCCAGACGATGGGTATTCGAGACTCGAGTCGTTGCAATTTTTGGACTTGAGTTCTAATAATTTCGAAAAGTTGGGCGAGGATTGCTTCCGACCGTGTCCGTCCGTCCAGACTTTATCCCTTTATTACAATGTGATAGAATCGGTACATCCCGACACTTTCGTGTCTTTAACCAAGTTGGAATCACTGGATTTGAGTCACAACAAGATCGTTTTCCTGGACGCTTCGACTTTCCAAACCAATAAAAAGCTGCGTTCGATTGACTTGAGCCACAACCACGTCCATTACATAAGCGGCGTGTTCGCGTTCCTGCCCGACTTGAAGGAACTCTTCCTGTCCGAGAACAACATCCTGGAGATCCCTTCGGACGCCTTCAGCGACTCGTCCAACTTATCGGTGATTTACTTACAACAGAACGCAATTCGTCGCATCGATCCCGACTCCCTCGCCACCCTCCACAACCTCGCCCAGCTGCACTTGAGTTCGAACTTCGTGCCACACATTCCTCGCGATTTGTTCCACCAAAACCACAATCTCACATCTTTGAGTCTCGACTCGAACTGGATATCGGACTTAGAACCGGGAACTTTCGACAAAACAATCAGCTTGAGGGAAATTCGCTTGCACAACAACCGCCTCCAGAGTGTACACCGCGGCGTGTTTGATCCACTCCCCGCTTTGTTGGAGTTGCATTTGCAAAACAACGAGATCGCGACGATCGACTCGGGGGCCTTCCGCACGCTCCAGAGTCTCCAACATGTTAATTTGCAAGGGAATGTTATTTCGGAACTCGGGGACGTGTTCATGCACGAGTCGCCCTCGCTCGTCTCCATCCAGCTGGACTCGAACAGCATCACCAGGCTGCACAACGACTCTCTGCGGGGCCAGTCCAGCGTCCAGATCATGTGGCTGGGGCACAACAGGCTCAGGAGACTGGACAGTGCGCTGTTTCGGGACCTCCTCCTGATACAAAGGGTGTATCTGACCAACAACAGCATCGCTTTTATTGAAGACCACGCGTTCGAACCGATGCAAGCGCTGAAGTTCCTCGACCTGGGGCTGAACCAGCTCAAGGAGATCACGACGCGCACGTTTGCGGAGTTGCACGAACTCGAGGAGTTGTTTCTACCGCACAACAACATCGCAAGCATCGAGCCGCGGGCGCTCACCAACTTGAAGAAGTTGCGAGTGCTGGACCTGTCCTTCAACCACTTGACGCGACTCCACGATGATATTTTCCAAGAGGGGTTGCCGATCCGGGTTTTGAACTTGATGAACTGCTCGATCGGGGAAATAGAACAGGGGGCTTTCCGCGGTCTGAATAATTTGAACGAGTTGAATTTGAATTCGAATCAGTTGACTTCGCGCGATTTAAACCATTTGGACATTCCCGGCTTGAGGGTTTTGAAAGTGTCGAACAATAATTTCAGTGATTTGTTCGCGGAGGCGCTCAACGGTTTGCCCTCGCTGCAGGTGATACAGCTGGAGGGTTGCGCGGTGGTGAAGCTCCCcaaagaaatttttctgaaGAACAAAAACCTGCTTAAAATCGATTTGAGTCACAACTTCGTCGCCGAACTCCCGCATGGCATTTTTCTCAATCTGAATGTCTTCAAGGAATTGAAATTGAGCTCGAATGCGTTTAAGGAGCTCCCATATACGGCGCTGCTGAATATATCAACAATGGAAATCCTCTCTCTATCTTTTAACCAAATGACCTCGGTGGATATCTCGCGACTGAACGGTTTGCCAAACTTGAAAGAGCTAGATTTGAGGAACAACCAGATCTCCTCATTGTCGGGCTTTGCGTCGTCGAATCTGACCCAAGTCCTGAGTGTGGACTTGAGTGGCAACTCTTTATCGGCCTTGCCGGCCAACTTCTTCCACCATTCGCCGCTAATGCGTCGGATGGACTTATCAAACAACCGGTTTCGCCAAATCCCCAACTCGGCGCTCTCCGAGAACACGCTCCCGGGCCTGGCTTGGTTGAACCTAACCGGGAACCCCCTGGTCCGCATCCACGACATCGCATCCTCCCACCGGTACCCCTCGCTGGAGGAAATCCACATCAGCCACACCAACCTGACCATCGTAACGAGCAAAGACTTCGAGAATTTCCCCGATTTGTTGCACGTTTACTTGGGTTTTAACCGGATTTCGCGCATATCTCCGGGCGCGTTCGGCAGTTTGCCCCACTTGTTGACCCTCGACCTGGGGGTCAACGAGTTGGAGCTGCTGCCCCAGGAGCGGCTGCAAGGTCTCAACCATCTGCGGATCCTCAATCTGACGCACAACCGCCTCAAGGACCTTGAGGAGTTTCCGACCGATTTGAGGTCGTTGCAAGTGCTGGATATCTCGTTCAATCAGATCGGACGGATAAGCAAAGTGACGTTCCAGCATCTGGAGAACTTGGCCGAGTTGTTTCTGTACGGGAATTGGATCACGTCGGTGTCTAATGAGGCTTTCAGGCCGTTGAAAAAATTGCGAACTTTGGATTTGAGTCGGAACTATCTCGAAAATATCCCTTTGAATGCTTTCAGACCGCTTGAAACACAAATAAGAAGTTTACGGACGGAAG agAACCCGCTGTCGTGTAGCTGCGACTCGCAGGAGCTGTGGGAGTGGCTCAGGGATCACCAGAAGCTTGTCGAGAGGACGAATACGCTGGAATTACGCTGTGAACATCCGCCTGAACTGAGAGGAAGAGTTTTCCTGGAGCTGGACCCGGAGCAATTTTGCGATCAGCCGCTAGTTGTCAAACTGGGGATACAAGACATACAGCCGTTTTCGGTGCTGGTGTCGTGGCAGAGCCGGAATCACTCCGGTTTACACGGATATCAAGTCGTTTACTACTCCATCGACATGGTGGATGAG ATCCGCGGGCGCCTCCTGGACCGCTCCTCCCGCTCGATGAAGCTGTCCAAGCTGTACCCCGGCACCCGTTACCTCATCTGCGTCCTAGCCCTGGGCAACTGGGCCCACCGTCGCGAGACGGCGGAATCCCGGCTCGCCCGCCGTCCCGACAACACCTCCCAGCAGCTGGAGGTCTTCAGCGACTCCATGCTGCCGCTGCTCGTCGACTCGCCCACCAGCAAGTGCGCCGAGGTGAGCACGCTGCTGGCCCCCGACAGCGTGCACGTGGGGCTGGGGGGCGGCGAGCACAGCGTCCAGTCCATCCTCACGCGGCGGCTGGGGCTCATCATCGGCTGCTGCATGGGGTTCGTGGTGTTCATCGTCCTCGTGTCGGTGCTGGGGTACCTCAAGGTGAAGAAGCAGCGCCAGGCGATCAAGAGGGACCAGCCCATTCCGCCGGAGTATATCTCCTACAGACACTTCTCGATCCAGAGCGGCGAAGCGGGGCATGGGGGGCACCCGCACTTTATTACCAACATGAACACGACGCAGATTAACTAA
- the mora gene encoding cysteine and histidine-rich domain-containing protein morgana, whose product MENGDVMLQCYNKGCGQKFDPSQNKEDSCCHHPGAPVFHDAYKGWSCCNKKCTDFTEFLNIKGCTKSKHSNVKPPEPEKPAKREADVNEVIEVKPIVPTAKERPPFDTPMTVMQPEIAPSAQQQVLNISNANTAQNSNEIAIGTTCKNGGCGQTYQGPETNATPCTHHPGVPIFHEGMKFWSCCQKRTTDFNAFLNQVGCKSGQHVWIKENADNTTVQCRWDYHQTATHVVVSIYAKQYCVKKSEIKLNPIRLYASLVFPQQNNAVFNLDLELRGIVDVGASQVSMYGTKVEIKLKKAEPGSWAKLDIPRVSEEKPKPVTVADITPQVDAVDLDDL is encoded by the exons ATGGAAAACGGTGATGTAATGTTACAGTGTTACAACAAAGGTTGCGGTCAAAAATTCGACCCAAGTCAGAATAAAGAAG aTTCTTGTTGCCATCACCCTGGCGCACCTGTTTTCCACGACGCTTACAAGGGCTGGTCTTGctgtaacaaaaaatgtacagactttacagaatttttaaacataaagggttgcacaaaatcaaaacattCAAACGTGAAGCCCCCAGAACCCGAAAAACCCGCCAAACGGGAGGCGGACGTAAACGAAGTGATCGAAGTCAAACCAATTGTGCCGACAGCCAAAGAACGGCCCCCATTTGATACTCCAATG ACTGTAATGCAACCTGAGATTGCACCTTCGGCACAACAACAAGTCCTAAACATCTCAAATGCGAACACGGCGCAAAACTCGAACGAAATTGCCATTGGCACCACTTGTAAGAACGGGGGCTGCGGCCAGACGTACCAAGGCCCTGAAACGAACGCCACCCCCTGTACACACCATCCCGGCGTCCCCATTTTCCACGAAGGGATGAAGTTCTGGTCCTGCTGTCAGAAACGCACCACTGATTTCAACGCGTTTTTGAACCAAGTGGGGTGCAAAAGCGGCCAACACGTGTGGATTAAGGAG AATGCGGACAACACAACCGTCCAATGTCGCTGGGATTACCATCAAACTGCCACTCACGTCGTCGTTTCCATTTATGCGAAACAATATTGCGTtaaaaaaagcgaaattaaactaaatccgATTAGACTTTACGCGAGTTTGGTGTTTCCCCAACAAAATAATGCGGTTTTTAACTTGGATTTGGAGCTCAGAGGG ATTGTTGATGTGGGGGCAAGTCAGGTTTCAATGTATGGGACCAAAGTTGAGATTAAGTTGAAGAAGGCAGAACCTGGGAGTTGGGCAAAATTGGATATACCTAGGGTGAGTGAGGAGAAGCCCAAGCCTGTCACGGTCGCCGATATTACGCCACAGGTTGATGCAGTCGATCTTGacgatttataa
- the mal gene encoding molybdenum cofactor sulfurase 1 — protein MDNFCKFRVIYSEKQREAIETEFVRLSGQYYLEHAGATLYSEKQLEEIAHQLCTNLYANPHAKNLSSKLTEDAIDIVRYQLLAHFKTTPDEYSVVFTSGATASLKLVAENFKYGPDGSLVYLQDNHTSVLGMRAYAPHTKCIKFTETLSQCKTAKSGNSLFVFPAQSNFSGVKYPLSWIKAVKKGALGPGEWYVVLDAAAFAPTEVMDLSEIKPDFVAISFCKIFGYPTGLGALLVRNESCGVLRKRYYGGGTVFMAQAVRDEVVMRDVIHERFEDGTVPFLSILALKAGFNTLKRLDLSFETISRHTFSLAQYVYRNLLCLHHSNGKPAVVLYHNTTFENPQDQGPIVNFNILRDNGEYVGYAEVSHFANLYNIHLRTGCFCNPGACQYFLNLSPEDVKKHYEAGHVCGDQHDLVDGYPTGSVRVSFGYMSRKIDADKLLEMVENCFVTKPVIKKIPHKGRNDYLIPTDSDYKLEEELDNNNSEGVLKQIILYPIKSCGGFSVPQWPLTSTGLKFDRQWMIINSSGVAITQKNNKKMCLIRPIIDLETEMLFLTYPGRKSFHVPINVSSYSQNVASLCQSKVCGDKIEGWDCGDEVSDWLSEVLECPGVRLLKQCDENEKIFTRKSTKNDEIQLSLVNKAQFLLINEASVEWLRGQIREEEFFEELGTTIQRFRANFVVRFNKEFTENEFGEFIFDDIAFEAGGVCTRCQMICIDQTTGTTSKEPLLTLSKCFKGKITFGVYLNRTKYDFERCLYVGSKVNGTKLK, from the exons ATGgataatttttgcaagttccGTGTAATATATTCCGAAAAACAGCGGGAAGCCATTGAGACGGAATTTGTGCGTCTTTCAG GTCAATACTATTTAGAGCATGCCGGAGCTACTTTATATTCAGAGAAACAACTCGAGGAAATTGCCCACCAATTATGTACCAACTTGTACGCAAACCCACACGCGAAAAACCTCTCCAGTAAACTAACAGAAGACGCTATTGATATCGTGCGTTATCA GCTTTTAGCCCACTTTAAAACCACCCCTGACGAATACTCCGTCGTCTTCACATCAGGCGCCACCGCTTCTCTGAAACTTGTTGCGGAAAATTTCAAATACGGACCTGACGGTAGCCTCGTCTACCTCCAAGACAACCACACGTCCGTCCTCGGCATGCGCGCCTACGCCCCCCACACCAAGTGCATTAAATTCACAGAGACTTTATCACAATGCAAGACCGCAAAATCGGGGAATTCCCTGTTTGTCTTTCCCGCGCAGAGCAACTTCTCGGGGGTGAAGTACCCGCTTTCGTGGATCAAGGCTGTTAAGAAGGGGGCCCTGGGGCCGGGGGAGTGGTACGTGGTGTTGGACGCCGCCGCTTTTGCCCCCACAGAGGTTATGGATTTGTCCGAAATTAAGCCGGACTTTGTGGCGATctcgttttgcaaaattttcggGTATCCGACCGGGCTGGGGGCGCTTTTGGTGCGAAATGAGAGTTGTGGGGTCTTGAGGAAGAGGTATTACGGCGGAGGGACGGTTTTTATGGCGCAGGCGGTAAGGGATGAGGTTGTGATGAGGGATGTGATACATGAAAG GTTTGAGGACGGTACTGTTccatttctctcaattttggCTCTTAAGGCGGGCTTTAACACCCTCAAGCGACTGGATTTGTCCTTCGAAACCATCTCAAGACACACTTTTTCGTTGGCACAGTACGTCTACAGGAACTTGCTTTGTTTGCACCACTCAAACGGCAAACCTGCTGTTGTTTTGTACCACAACACCACGTTTGAAAACCCGCAAGATCAAGGCCccattgttaattttaatattttgcgcGATAACGGCGAATATGTCGGTTATGCCGAAGTGTCgcattttgcaaatttgtatAACATTCATTTGAGAACTGGGTGTTTTTGTAATCCCGGTGCTTGTCAGTACTTTCTCAATTTGAGTCCTGAAGATGTGAAAAAACACTATGAG GCAGGTCACGTGTGTGGGGACCAGCACGATTTGGTGGATGGGTACCCCACAGGTTCCGTCCGCGTTTCATTTGGGTACATGTCCCGGAAAATTGACGCTGATAAATTATTGGAAATGGTCGAAAATTGCTTCGTTACCAAGCcagtgattaaaaaaatcccgCACAAGGGACGTAACGATTATTTAATCCCAACCGACAGTGACTATAAACTGGAGGAAGAACTGGACAATAACAATTCGGAGGGTGTTTTGAAACAGATCATTTTATACCCGATTAAATCCTGTGGGGGTTTTTCAGTGCCACAATGGCCACTTACCTCCACAGGTTTGAAATTTGACCGGCAATGGATGATAATCAACTCATCCGGCGTTGCAATTAcgcaaaaaaacaacaaaaaaatgtgtctCATTCGTCCGATCATCGATCTGGAAACCGAAATGTTGTTCCTAACGTATCCAG gtCGTAAGAGCTTCCACGTTCCGATAAATGTCTCTTCGTATTCGCAAAATGTCGCGTCTCTCTGTCAGAGTAAAGTTTGCGGGGATAAAATCGAAGGGTGGGATTGCGGGGATGAAGTTTCTGATTGGTTAAGTGAAGTTTTGGAATGTCCGGGAGTCCGTTTGTTGAAACAGTGCGACGAAAACGAGAAAATCTTCACGAGGAAGAGCACGAAAA ATGACGAAATTCAGCTGTCGCTGGTCAATAAAgctcaatttttgttaataaacgAGGCCAGTGTAGAGTGGTTGAGGGGGCAAATCCGTGAGGAGGAGTTTTTTGAGGAGTTGGGGACGACGATTCAGAGATTCCGAGCGAATTTTGTTGTCAGGTTTAATAAGGAATTTACGGAAAATGAGTTCGGcgagtttatttttgacgacaTTGCGTTTGAG GCCGGGGGAGTGTGTACAAGGTGCCAAATGATTTGCATTGATCAAACTACCGGAACCACTTCAAAAGAGCCTTTACTAACGCTGTCTAAATGTTTCAAAGGGAAAATCACGTTTGGCGTTTATTTAAATCGgaccaaatatgatttcgagcGATGTCTTTACGTCGGATCCAAAGTCAATGGaacaaaactgaaataa